tatttttttaaagggaGCAACTCATTATtaggataaaaaatatataaatatttataaaaaatacatcgataaaatcatataataataataataacatcTATAAGTAAATCATACAACAACAGTAATGACATCTACAAGTATAGTACTTTTTTATATGGTTTAATTACAGGTACAATTGCCGCAAGCTGAATCTTCTGAATGTTTTTCAAATCCACATATAGCACAATAGCAGACAGATCCACATATATATGTTCTGTTACTATAACAAAATATTCCTAAAAAAACATATGAAACAATATTGCCCACATATATGTCTATACATACAAAAGCTGAAGTAATGATCgataggaaaagaaaaaagataaaagtTGTATTGTAACGAGAAGCTAACCAATAAAAAACCAAATAGGCTAGCGATGAACCTCTACATCAAAGATGAAGATAACTAATAAGTAAATTAATGACTATAGTAAAAAAGAGCAATATGATACAGACGATGTCACTAGTTCATTTAGCTCGCGAGCTGGCTCGTTAGATTTTGAAACAAACTAAGCTAATCCAAACCGAGCCGAATACGAGTTGAACTAGCTCGCGAGTTTTGAACTTTTCGTCCAGTCCCAGAGAGAAGGTTTGGGTACGTTTGGATGGCACATGTGCCAGCCCGTTGCCCCCCATATTTTGGTGGAGGATTTTGCCGCCATCGTTTCCCCAACGTGTGGGTGTGAAAATAAGTGTAAGAGCACATGTTAGCCTGGGTGAGCCAAAGCATTGGCTTTGATCCAAACGCCTGCACAATAACTTGGTCAACACCATTTTTTGGCAGGGTGACTGCATCACGTGCCCTTAGAAGTTCAGACTACTACTCCTGCACTAGTAAAGAACTGTATGGACAGGAGTATCTGTTACTCCCGGGCTCCTAGATGCTCTGCACTTCATCAAGCACAAGACAGCATCCACAAGGGACAGATCTCTCCGTTTATCGTACAGCCTATCACCCCCACAAACTCGGTCCACTTGCCAGGACAGGGTCCTTGGTTACATTCTGAGACTCAATGAAGTACAAATCCACAAAGTTTCCAAGGTCATGGAACCTCTTAAATCTTAATCTTACCCCAACTCAATGCACAACATTTCCTGCCTTTTTTTGAACTAAAGTTCCTGGCTCCTCTGCTATGATGATGACGGCGCATGCTGCTACAGTGATATGCTTGTACTGCCAAGTAACAAGATACTAACTCCGTTTTCAAATATCTGACACAGTTGACTTCACGGATCaatatttgattattattttttcacaAATACACACGTAAATTATTCTAAATATACAACATCCTTAAACTACTTTTGATGACAAATCTAACAATACTATATTTATTTTACttgcttaaatattttaaaaattattattaatcaaagttaAAATTACAATAGTACTGGTGTCAACTATTTGAAAACGAAGTTAGTACTAACAAGAAACATGAAAGACTAAAAAATGAACAAAATCTATGCATGCCAATTGGCACGAGGAAATCCCCTAACGTCATCACTGACGTGTGGGCCCAGTGGCCCAGTGGCCCAGTGGCCACACGCGATGTCAGGGCTCCCGGTCGAATTGGCAGCACCACCTTTGCCAGGGCAAAGAAAAAAGTCAAATCGGATTTGGGAACAGAAAAAAGCATGGCTCCGAAGCAACACCAAGAGAGAGACGCAAACAAAGCTGGTTTTATTCGTATTTCAAGGTTCTCTCTATGCAATCATATATCCCAATAAAAGAATCCAAGAACCTATCAAGCTGCTGTTGGAGAAGAACACTATTATCACCATCATTTGTTCAATCATCACCACTTACACCGAAAATATCGCAAAGAGGAGCTAGCACAAATGCCATATCATGTGATAGCTTTGCTACATGAAAAAGAAGTTGAAATTTCTAACCCAATCTTTTAGAACAATTAAAATTGGCTACGAAATGGACCTGTCTGTACATGACATGATATTTTACAAAATCATTTGTGCACACATCTTTTTCCGTTATAGAATCACTGAAAGTAAAGGACATGAAAGAACAGGAGCGGGGAAGAACCTTAATCGCAGCGAGGAGCTGGTTGAGGACGACGATGATGGACAGAACACCCAAAATGGCTACAACGAAATTCAAAAGGAGACCTTAATTGCAGCAGCAACGGCAACACCAGCGGCAATGGAAgaggacgatgatgatggaCAAAACACCCAAAATGGCCAGGAAGAGCTTTCCAAGATGAGTGAGTTCCCTTGACACCGCCGTTGCATCCAACCACCTGATGCGGGATTGGAGGTGACACTGTAGCCAAGGATTGGATTGAGATCCACAGTAGTTCCAATCCCAAATGATCGTCATGACGGCGGAACAGCGAGGGGCTGCGGCTGCGGCCCGGCAACAAACGGGTGCTGCAGCAGCTGCGCGGCCGTTAGCCGGTTGGCCGGGTTCTTCTGGAGGCAGCAGCTGATGAAGCCCCGGAACTCCGGTGAGGCGGTGGGAGGCGGCTCCGGCGGATCGGAGTAGCAGATGGCGCACATGAGCGCGGCCCAGTCCCCCTGCTTTCCGAGGTTCTCCCCGAAGGGGAACCTGCCCAGGTAGAACTCGAGAATGCTGAGTCCGAAGCTCCAGATGTCACCGGCGTAGCCATCATAGTTGCCGTCGTTGAGGTCGGTGTTGATGCGCTCGGGGCTCATGTAGGCGATGGTGCCGACGGAGGAGTTGCAGGGGTCCATAGTCTGGTTGAGGATGCGCCCCACGCCGAAGTCGGCGATCTTGACGCGGCGCGCGGAGTCGATGAGGAGGTTGGAGGGCTTGATGTCGCGGTGCACGAtgtggcggcggtggaggtaGGCGATCCCCGCAAGCACCTGGCGCGCCACGTCGGCGAGGAAGGGCTCGGCGACGATGCGGCGGCCGTCGAGGGACCCGCCATCCATGTACTCGAGCAGGATCTGGAGCTCCCCGCCGCGCTCGAACATGCCGTGGCAGCGGACGACGGCGGGGTGGTCAGCGGCGCGGAGGATGGCGATCTCGCGCGCGATCTGGCGTCGCACGGCGTCGTCGTGGTTACCGTAGAGAACCTTGAGCGCGTAGGCGCGGCCCGTGGGGCGGTGGCGCACCATCCACACGGTCCCGCCGGCCCCGCTGCCGACGCGGCGGACGCGCTCCAGCTCCGCCAGCGGGGGCGGCTGCGCCGCGGCGTGCGCGGGACCGCCCGCCGTCGCGGCCAGTGGGGTGGGCCCTCCTCCTGTCCCGGCGAAGGACGGgggcgggagcgggagcgggacgGCGAGGGAGGTGGCGACCTCGCGCTGGGGCATGGGGAGGGTGAGATCCGGGCGCCGGCGCGTCCGCCCCGGCGTGCCAGGCTGGCTCGGCAGGCCGCCCGGTCGCATGGCGTGGGTTGTCTCTGAGAGACTCTCGCGCGGGGCGGGAGGAGGGTAGAGTTCGTTAGCGGGGTGGTGGTGTGGGAGGGGTGCGACTCCGCTGCCGCTCTGGGTTTGTCTTGTCTGGTTGCGGTGTCCGTTTATTGGAGGCCAGGTTGGCCAGGGGTTGGGGGAGGGAGCAATAAGGGCTGGATAACGAGAGAGCTTGGCTAGTTTAGGTAACGAGCTAATTTAGTTTAGCTTGTTAGTAAAAGTATTAATTTGGCTTGGTTCGTGTGAGTCAGCTCGTTTGGCTAACGAAGGGTTATTGGTGATGTGAACAGAGATTCACAATGATGTCGAGATGGATGGGGATCTGGGTGACCGACGGCACGGATGTTGTGGATGAGAGACTGAGGACTGCTATGGACAAAGAATGATGTTGTCGATTCACCGCTCATCGAGTCGCCGACAGCTAGCGGCACGGCGCCTAGGCCTTGTAGCCCTCGCGCCCATGCCTCGAGCGGTCAAGCCCTCATTGCTCAACCACCAGTTGCGACGGCTGCGAGAGAATAGAAATGTAATGTTGTGTTAGGGTTACTAGGGGTGGGGGTATATATTTTGTTATGCAAATAGACTATTGGGTTGCACAATGTTGTATGGGATGTATCCTGGCTAGTTTGCCTTTTGAGCTGCTCGCAAGTTGGCTCGTTTTATTTGGCTCGTTTAGGTAACAAGCTGATTTGATTTAGCTTGTTAATATAATGAGTACAAGTATCAATTCGGTTTGGTTCGCGTGGCTTTAACTCATGAGTCAACTCATTTGGCTAACAGAGGGTTATTGGTGATGTGAACAGAAGTTTGCGATGAAGTTGAGCAGCCGAGATGGATGAGGATCTGGGTGGCCGATGGCACGGACGTTGTGAACAGGGGACTAAGGACTGCTATGGACAAAGGATAGTGTTATCGATTCACCGCTCATCGAGTCGCCAGCAGCTGGCAGCACG
The sequence above is drawn from the Phragmites australis chromosome 10, lpPhrAust1.1, whole genome shotgun sequence genome and encodes:
- the LOC133930716 gene encoding mitogen-activated protein kinase kinase 5-like, with amino-acid sequence MRPGGLPSQPGTPGRTRRRPDLTLPMPQREVATSLAVPLPLPPPSFAGTGGGPTPLAATAGGPAHAAAQPPPLAELERVRRVGSGAGGTVWMVRHRPTGRAYALKVLYGNHDDAVRRQIAREIAILRAADHPAVVRCHGMFERGGELQILLEYMDGGSLDGRRIVAEPFLADVARQVLAGIAYLHRRHIVHRDIKPSNLLIDSARRVKIADFGVGRILNQTMDPCNSSVGTIAYMSPERINTDLNDGNYDGYAGDIWSFGLSILEFYLGRFPFGENLGKQGDWAALMCAICYSDPPEPPPTASPEFRGFISCCLQKNPANRLTAAQLLQHPFVAGPQPQPLAVPPS